The following coding sequences are from one Sardina pilchardus chromosome 16, fSarPil1.1, whole genome shotgun sequence window:
- the LOC134060208 gene encoding glycoprotein hormones alpha chain-like — protein sequence MVTQTESCIASLLLVSILVHIGDVHTNSFMASEGCEECKLAKHDIFAGLYQCKGCCYSGAYPTDLDFNKPPVQRKINSEASCCVAREFDSVTPYIRADKGQLQNHTSCHCSTCEYHKTTTSK from the exons atggttactcAAACAGAGTCTTGTATAGCATCCCTTCTGCTGGTATCAATACTTGTTCACATCGGAGATGTTCATACCAACAGCTTCATGGCATCTG aAGGCTGTGAGGAGTGTAAACTGGCGAAGCACGACATTTTTGCCGGGCTCTATCAGTGTAAGGGATGCTGCTACTCAGGGGCGTATCCCACTGATTTGGATTTCAACAAACCGCCAGTGCAAAGAAAAATCAACTCTGAGGCATCATGCTGTGTGGCCCGGGAATTTGATTCG GTGACACCTTATATTCGTGCTGATAAAGGGCAGCTGCAGAACCACACAAGCTGCCACTGCAGTACATGCGAATATCACAAGACAACAACAAGCAAATAG
- the LOC134059891 gene encoding apolipoprotein L3-like, with translation MLISTSRRPWSLKMKWRHGRTALPAEMEVGGITVSVKKHIRSLRKTIGQLESVHRRSTACSLSGGVISAVGGVTSIVGLIMAPFTFGASLAVTGVGMVVTAAGGITGVASNITKMTREKTCQEKIKEILDDCNSRLTPVLSNLQNFTGSVQDCQASISAGKPLSGLIQRLKLTPMGKEAPEATRPVGVSSKMTPKVNGLSLILDMVSIASDVREMQEIRKRAKGRRRSESEMLMFITQVEEAARELEMTVFELDRLEGINLS, from the exons ATGCTGATAAGTACATCGAGACGACCATGGAG CCTCAAGATGAAGTGGCGACACGGCAGAACTGCTCTTCCTGCAGAAATGGAAGTTGG AGGCATAACTGTCAGTGTGAAGAAGCACATCAGATCCCTGAGGAAGACCATAGGGCAGCTGGAATCAGTCCACCGGAGGAGCACTGCTTGCAGTCTATCTGGTGGAGTGATTAGTGCCGTCGGCGGTGTCACGTCCATTGTCGGACTCATCATGGCTCCCTTCACCTTTGGAGCTTCCCTGGCGGTGACCGGTGTTGGGATGGTAGTCACGGCAGCTGGCGGAATCACCGGTGTTGCTTCCAACATCACCAAGATGACCCGCGAGAAGACATGTCAGGAGAAGATCAAAGAAATCTTGGACGATTGCAACAGCAGGCTCACCCCTGTTCTGAGCAATCTGCAGAACTTTACTGGCAGTGTACAGGATTGTCAGGCTTCAATCAGCGCAGGCAAACCATTATCAGGTTTGATCCAGAGATTAAAGTTGACGCCAATGGGTAAAGAGGCACCTGAGGCCACACGTCCAGTCGGTGTTAGTAGCAAAATGACACCTAAGGTAAACGGGCTGTCCTTGATTCTTGATATGGTCAGCATTGCCAGTGATGTCAGAGAGATGCAAGAGATCAGAAAGAGGGCCAAGGGTCGAAGACGATCCGAGTCTGAAATGCTGATGTTCATAACCCAGGTGGAGGAAGCAGCCAGAGAGTTAGAGATGACAGTGTTTGAGTTAGACAGACTGGAAGGGATTAATCTCTCTTAG